The following coding sequences lie in one Klebsiella huaxiensis genomic window:
- a CDS encoding IS5-like element ISKpn26 family transposase, whose product MSHQLTFADSEFSTKRRQTRKEIFLSRMEQILPWQNMTAVIEPFYPKAGNGRRPYPLETMLRIHCMQHWYNLSDGAMEDALYEIASMRLFARLSLDSALPDRTTIMNFRHLLEQHQLARQLFKTINRWLAEAGVMMTQGTLVDATIIEAPSSTKNNEQQRDPEMHQTKKGNQWHFGMKAHIGVDAKSGLTHSLVTTAANEHDLNQLGNLLHGEEQFVSADAGYQGAPQREELAEVDVDWLIAERPGRVKTLKQHPRKNKTAINIEYMKASIRARVEHPFRIIKRQFGFVKARYKGLLKNDNQLAMLFTLANLFRVDQMIRQWERSQ is encoded by the coding sequence ATGAGCCATCAACTCACCTTCGCCGATAGTGAATTCAGCACTAAGCGCCGTCAGACCCGAAAAGAGATTTTCCTCTCCCGCATGGAGCAGATTCTGCCATGGCAGAATATGACCGCTGTCATCGAGCCGTTTTATCCCAAGGCGGGCAATGGCCGACGGCCCTATCCGCTGGAGACCATGCTGCGTATTCACTGCATGCAGCATTGGTACAACCTGAGCGACGGTGCCATGGAAGATGCCCTGTACGAAATCGCCTCCATGCGCCTGTTTGCCCGATTATCCCTGGATAGCGCCCTGCCGGATCGCACCACCATCATGAATTTCCGCCACCTGCTCGAGCAGCATCAACTGGCCCGTCAATTGTTCAAGACCATCAATCGCTGGCTGGCCGAAGCAGGCGTCATGATGACCCAAGGCACTTTGGTGGATGCCACCATCATTGAGGCACCCAGCTCTACCAAGAACAATGAGCAGCAACGCGATCCGGAGATGCATCAGACCAAGAAAGGCAATCAGTGGCACTTTGGCATGAAGGCCCACATTGGTGTCGATGCCAAGAGTGGCCTGACCCACAGCCTGGTCACCACCGCGGCCAACGAGCATGACCTCAATCAGCTGGGTAATCTGCTTCATGGAGAGGAGCAATTTGTCTCAGCCGATGCCGGCTACCAAGGAGCGCCACAGCGCGAGGAGCTGGCCGAGGTGGATGTGGACTGGCTGATCGCCGAGCGTCCCGGCAGGGTAAAAACCTTGAAGCAGCATCCGCGCAAGAACAAAACGGCCATCAACATCGAATACATGAAAGCCAGCATCCGTGCCAGGGTGGAGCACCCGTTTCGCATCATCAAGCGGCAGTTCGGCTTCGTGAAAGCCAGATACAAGGGGCTGCTGAAAAACGATAACCAACTGGCGATGTTATTCACCCTGGCCAACCTGTTTCGGGTGGACCAAATGATACGTCAGTGGGAGAGATCTCAGTAA
- a CDS encoding SLC13 family permease produces the protein MNNSRRLVYLLSGPIIFIVAILLFSHSLTTPGAQAVGTLLWMIFWWVTRPVHVAVTSLLPIIINALFNIVPMGSITAQYWSDSIILIFGSGLLCIPWASIGLDRRVALKVLSLIGPSMKSQITVWLLASIVASTILPNVMVCALFTPIAIAMLAASGYDDIPSCKPAVPILLAIGWGVGIGGVGSPLGGAMNLAAISILEEHIGHEFMYVDWLIRMAPFYIIISIVSLGCMLLMPLKVKMLNGTREYFEKNYRELGPMTRDEKVCASLFILGLIGAFARPLYAPIFPALSPAHLYLILGCLCFVITTVKKEPMLTWEMAQKETMWGMLILFGGGLGKVRISRSFLPKLTR, from the coding sequence ATGAATAACTCACGACGCTTGGTATATCTCTTAAGCGGCCCTATCATTTTTATTGTGGCTATCCTGCTTTTTTCACATAGCCTGACAACCCCAGGCGCACAGGCTGTCGGTACCTTGCTGTGGATGATCTTTTGGTGGGTTACCCGCCCGGTGCATGTGGCTGTAACCAGCCTCTTGCCCATTATTATCAACGCGCTCTTTAATATTGTGCCGATGGGGAGCATTACGGCCCAGTATTGGTCCGATAGCATCATCCTTATTTTTGGTTCGGGGCTGCTGTGCATCCCCTGGGCTTCGATTGGTTTAGATCGCCGGGTTGCTTTAAAAGTTCTTTCTCTTATCGGCCCATCAATGAAGTCGCAGATTACGGTCTGGTTGCTTGCCAGTATCGTAGCTTCAACCATTCTCCCGAATGTGATGGTTTGCGCATTGTTTACGCCTATTGCTATCGCCATGCTGGCAGCGTCAGGTTATGACGATATACCTTCATGTAAACCAGCGGTTCCAATCCTGTTGGCGATTGGCTGGGGGGTTGGTATTGGTGGTGTAGGGAGTCCTCTGGGAGGAGCGATGAACCTTGCGGCTATCTCAATTCTTGAAGAGCATATTGGTCACGAGTTTATGTACGTTGACTGGCTCATTCGTATGGCACCGTTTTACATCATTATTTCGATTGTCAGCCTTGGCTGTATGCTGCTGATGCCGCTGAAAGTTAAAATGCTAAATGGAACGCGTGAGTACTTTGAAAAGAATTACCGCGAACTGGGACCGATGACGCGTGATGAGAAAGTCTGCGCTTCGCTGTTCATTTTAGGCCTGATTGGCGCTTTTGCGCGTCCTCTTTATGCACCTATTTTTCCGGCACTGTCTCCCGCTCATTTATATCTGATTCTTGGTTGCCTCTGCTTTGTGATAACGACGGTCAAAAAAGAACCGATGTTGACCTGGGAGATGGCGCAAAAAGAGACCATGTGGGGAATGCTTATCCTCTTTGGTGGTGGCTTAGGGAAGGTGCGAATAAGCAGGTCATTTCTTCCCAAGCTGACTCGCTGA
- the rluC gene encoding 23S rRNA pseudouridine(955/2504/2580) synthase RluC, with amino-acid sequence MKTETPSVKMVAIADDDAGQRIDNFLRTQLKGVPKSMIYRILRKGEVRVNKKRVKPEYKLEAGDEVRIPPVRVAEREEEAVSPHLQKVAALADVILYEDDHILVLNKPSGTAVHGGSGLSFGVIEGLRALRPEARFLELVHRLDRDTSGVLLVAKKRSALRSLHEQLRDKGMQKDYLALVRGQWQSHTKVVQAPLLKNILQSGERIVRVNQEGKPSETRFKVEERYTHATLVRCSPVTGRTHQIRVHTQYAGHPIAFDDRYGDREFDKQLSGTGLNRLFLHAAALKFTHPGTGEVMRVEAPLDNQLKRCLQILRNAK; translated from the coding sequence ATGAAAACTGAGACCCCAAGCGTAAAAATGGTTGCCATTGCGGATGATGATGCAGGGCAACGTATCGACAATTTTTTGCGTACGCAACTCAAAGGCGTACCGAAGAGCATGATTTATCGCATCTTGCGTAAAGGCGAGGTGCGGGTGAACAAAAAACGTGTTAAGCCGGAATACAAACTGGAAGCCGGTGACGAAGTACGTATCCCGCCAGTGCGGGTGGCAGAAAGGGAAGAAGAAGCGGTATCCCCGCATCTGCAAAAAGTGGCCGCGCTGGCGGACGTCATTCTCTATGAAGACGATCACATTCTGGTGCTCAATAAGCCTTCAGGTACTGCGGTGCATGGTGGTAGCGGTCTGAGCTTTGGCGTGATCGAAGGTCTGCGTGCGCTGCGCCCGGAGGCTCGCTTCCTGGAACTGGTTCATCGTCTCGATCGGGATACGTCTGGCGTTTTGCTGGTTGCGAAAAAGCGTTCAGCGCTGCGTTCACTGCATGAGCAGCTGCGCGATAAAGGAATGCAGAAAGATTATTTGGCCCTGGTACGCGGACAGTGGCAGTCGCACACCAAAGTAGTGCAGGCTCCTCTGTTGAAAAATATCCTGCAAAGTGGCGAGCGTATTGTTCGGGTCAATCAGGAGGGCAAACCTTCAGAGACCCGCTTTAAGGTGGAAGAACGTTATACCCATGCGACGCTAGTGCGCTGTAGTCCGGTAACCGGTCGTACCCATCAGATCCGTGTGCATACACAATATGCGGGTCACCCGATAGCTTTTGACGATCGTTACGGCGACCGTGAATTCGACAAGCAACTGTCAGGAACCGGCCTTAACCGCCTGTTCCTGCATGCCGCAGCTCTGAAATTTACGCATCCGGGAACCGGGGAAGTTATGCGTGTCGAAGCGCCTTTAGATAATCAGCTTAAGCGCTGCCTACAGATTTTGCGTAACGCAAAGTAA
- the rne gene encoding ribonuclease E, with the protein MKRMLINATQQEELRVALVDGQRLYDLDIESPGHEQKKANIYKGKITRIEPSLEAAFVDYGAERHGFLPLKEIAREYFPANYNSHGRPNIKDVLREGQEVIVQIDKEERGNKGAALTTFISLAGSYLVLMPNNPRAGGISRRIEGDDRTELKEALASLELPEGMGLIVRTAGVGKSAEALQWDLSFRLKHWEAIKKAAESRPAPFLIHQESNVIVRAFRDYLRQDIGEILIDNPKVLELARQHIAALGRPDFSSKIKLYTGEIPLFSHYQIESQIESAFQREVRLPSGGSIVIDSTEALTAIDINSARATRGGDIEETAFNTNLEAADEIARQLRLRDLGGLIVIDFIDMTPVRHQRAVENRLREAVRQDRARIQISHISRFGLLEMSRQRLSPSLGESSHHVCPRCSGTGTVRDNESLSLSILRLIEEEALKENTKEVHAIVPVPIASYLLNEKRAAVSAIETRQTDIRVIIVPNDEMQTPHYSVLRVRKGEETSTLSYLLPKLHEEEMAMPSDEEPPERKLPEQPALAAFVMPDAPPAPAQDESTSSPAASTPAASTTPKAAAPAQPGLVSRFFSALKNMFSGAEEAKPTEVKVEAKAEEKTERQQERRKPRSNNRRDRNDRRDNRDNRDNRADNGEGRESRESREENRRNRREKQQNVEAREPRQTTGEDAEKGKARDEQQPRRERNRRRNDDKRQAPQEAKAQALEEPVVQESEQEERVQTMPRRKPRQLAQKVRVESAAAAEQVVETLEAAQPEIVAPRTELAKVDLPAVVVETVAEHDESIDTREADARESNGMPRRSRRSPRHLRVSGQRRRRYRDERYPTQSPMPLTVACASPEMASGKVWIRYPVVRPQDPQQEEAQVQEFTTAAVEPVVLPAVVAEPVVAEVVTPAVVEESVAEQAITAEPQVVISEPEVPVVETTHPEVIAAPVDEQPQLIASTDEVVAEAVVAEAVEAVEAATEQTVEPEELAVAEEPAAVEDVAVVEEIPVTAQPAPAAEPVVEAKPEAVVAPVVVVANRSATAPMTRAPAPAYESEAPRHSDWVRPDFAFNGKGAAGGHSATHQASAGPTRPQPVE; encoded by the coding sequence ATGAAAAGAATGTTAATCAACGCAACTCAGCAGGAAGAGTTGCGCGTCGCCCTTGTTGATGGGCAGCGCCTGTACGACCTGGATATTGAAAGCCCCGGGCACGAACAGAAAAAAGCGAACATCTACAAAGGCAAAATCACTCGCATTGAACCTAGCCTCGAAGCCGCGTTTGTTGATTACGGTGCCGAGCGTCATGGTTTCCTCCCCCTCAAAGAAATCGCCCGCGAATACTTCCCTGCCAACTACAACTCTCATGGCCGCCCTAACATTAAGGACGTGCTGCGTGAAGGCCAGGAAGTGATCGTTCAGATTGATAAAGAAGAGCGAGGCAACAAAGGTGCCGCCCTCACCACCTTTATTAGCCTGGCGGGTAGCTATCTGGTGCTGATGCCGAACAACCCACGCGCTGGCGGTATTTCACGCCGTATCGAGGGTGACGATCGTACAGAGTTAAAAGAAGCGCTGGCTAGCCTTGAGCTGCCAGAGGGCATGGGACTTATCGTACGCACCGCAGGCGTCGGCAAATCCGCTGAAGCTCTACAGTGGGACTTAAGTTTCCGCCTGAAGCACTGGGAGGCTATCAAGAAAGCAGCCGAAAGCCGCCCTGCGCCATTTCTGATCCACCAGGAAAGCAACGTTATCGTGCGCGCTTTCCGTGATTACCTGCGTCAGGATATTGGCGAAATCCTTATCGACAACCCGAAAGTGCTTGAGCTGGCTCGCCAGCATATTGCAGCGCTGGGCCGTCCGGATTTCAGCAGCAAAATCAAACTGTACACCGGTGAAATCCCGTTGTTCAGTCACTATCAGATTGAGTCACAGATTGAATCTGCTTTCCAGCGTGAAGTTCGCCTGCCTTCCGGCGGTTCTATCGTTATCGACAGCACCGAGGCACTGACCGCAATTGATATCAACTCCGCACGCGCTACCCGCGGCGGCGATATCGAAGAAACCGCGTTCAACACTAACCTGGAAGCAGCGGATGAAATCGCTCGCCAACTGCGTCTACGTGACCTCGGCGGCCTGATCGTTATCGACTTCATCGACATGACGCCAGTACGCCACCAGCGCGCGGTTGAAAACCGCCTGCGCGAAGCGGTGCGCCAGGATCGTGCGCGTATTCAGATCAGCCACATTTCTCGCTTTGGCCTGCTGGAGATGTCCCGTCAGCGCCTGAGCCCATCGCTTGGTGAGTCCAGCCATCACGTCTGCCCGCGCTGTTCTGGTACCGGAACAGTACGTGACAACGAGTCGCTGTCGCTCTCCATTCTTCGTCTGATTGAAGAAGAAGCGCTGAAAGAGAACACCAAAGAAGTCCACGCTATCGTGCCAGTACCGATTGCTTCTTACCTGCTGAACGAAAAACGTGCTGCGGTTAGCGCCATTGAAACTCGCCAGACCGATATACGCGTCATCATCGTCCCGAACGATGAGATGCAAACCCCACACTACTCTGTACTGCGCGTGCGTAAAGGTGAAGAAACCTCAACGCTGAGCTATCTGCTGCCGAAACTGCACGAAGAAGAGATGGCGATGCCTTCTGATGAAGAGCCGCCAGAGCGCAAGCTTCCAGAACAACCTGCACTGGCTGCTTTTGTGATGCCAGATGCACCGCCTGCCCCTGCACAGGATGAATCAACCAGCTCACCAGCGGCTAGCACTCCAGCGGCATCTACTACGCCTAAAGCGGCTGCACCGGCTCAGCCTGGCCTGGTCTCGCGCTTCTTTAGCGCGTTGAAAAATATGTTCTCCGGTGCAGAAGAAGCCAAACCAACGGAAGTTAAGGTAGAAGCTAAAGCGGAAGAGAAAACAGAACGTCAGCAAGAGCGCCGTAAACCGCGTTCGAATAACCGACGCGATCGCAACGATCGTCGCGATAACCGTGATAACCGGGACAATCGTGCTGATAACGGCGAAGGGCGGGAGTCTCGCGAGTCTCGTGAAGAAAACCGCCGCAATCGCCGCGAGAAGCAGCAGAACGTCGAGGCACGTGAACCTCGCCAGACTACCGGTGAAGATGCGGAGAAAGGCAAAGCCCGTGACGAGCAACAACCTCGTCGCGAGCGTAACCGTCGTCGTAATGATGATAAACGTCAGGCTCCGCAAGAAGCGAAAGCACAGGCTCTTGAAGAACCCGTCGTGCAGGAAAGCGAGCAGGAAGAACGCGTTCAGACAATGCCACGTCGCAAACCGCGCCAGTTGGCACAGAAAGTTCGTGTTGAATCCGCTGCCGCCGCCGAGCAGGTTGTTGAAACGCTAGAAGCTGCACAGCCGGAAATCGTCGCGCCGCGTACGGAACTGGCAAAAGTCGATCTGCCTGCGGTTGTTGTTGAAACTGTTGCTGAGCACGACGAAAGCATCGATACGCGCGAAGCTGATGCTCGTGAGTCTAACGGTATGCCGCGCCGCTCACGTCGCTCCCCTCGCCATCTGCGCGTAAGTGGTCAGCGTCGTCGTCGCTATCGTGACGAGCGTTACCCGACTCAATCCCCGATGCCGCTCACTGTAGCCTGTGCATCGCCGGAAATGGCGTCAGGTAAGGTGTGGATCCGTTATCCAGTCGTTCGCCCGCAGGACCCGCAGCAAGAAGAAGCTCAGGTTCAGGAGTTCACGACTGCAGCGGTAGAACCCGTTGTTTTGCCTGCCGTTGTTGCAGAACCTGTTGTCGCTGAAGTTGTGACACCGGCAGTGGTCGAAGAGAGCGTTGCGGAGCAGGCCATTACCGCTGAGCCGCAAGTCGTCATCAGCGAACCTGAAGTTCCGGTTGTAGAAACAACTCATCCGGAAGTTATTGCCGCGCCGGTTGATGAACAACCGCAGCTAATCGCGTCAACAGATGAGGTCGTGGCTGAAGCTGTCGTCGCTGAAGCCGTAGAAGCCGTAGAAGCAGCTACAGAACAAACTGTCGAACCAGAAGAGCTGGCGGTTGCAGAAGAACCTGCTGCAGTAGAAGACGTTGCTGTGGTAGAAGAAATTCCTGTAACTGCGCAGCCAGCACCTGCAGCAGAACCAGTTGTTGAAGCTAAGCCTGAAGCGGTTGTTGCCCCAGTTGTCGTTGTAGCTAATCGCAGCGCTACCGCGCCGATGACGCGCGCACCTGCACCAGCTTATGAGTCGGAAGCACCGCGCCACAGTGACTGGGTTCGTCCAGACTTCGCCTTTAATGGTAAAGGTGCAGCAGGCGGACACAGTGCAACCCACCAGGCGTCAGCTGGGCCTACTCGCCCGCAACCTGTAGAGTAA
- a CDS encoding LysR family transcriptional regulator, with the protein MKKQERIDRIELMRTFIRIVEAGSLSAAAVQMNTTQATVSRRLQSLEALLGAKLILRTTHAMKLTDDGERCYQHARQVVDAWLALEDDLRITDDRPVGVLRVRAPHAFGQQQLLGPLVGFLQRYPQLSVEWMLNDKTVDFLSDGIDCAIRVGAEVDPATVSVQLAVVPRSVVASPSLLANSPTLKTPQEMSALPWVAISTFYQHEVMLQSQSDGRQITFAIAPCLSTDSVHVARNTALAGLGVAIVSSWAVAEDIAVGRLVELFPQWRASSLPVHLVYPWARYYPTRLRKFLDLMREVMPQVAGMQQPEGE; encoded by the coding sequence ATGAAGAAGCAGGAGCGTATAGATCGAATAGAACTGATGCGAACTTTTATTCGTATCGTTGAGGCTGGTTCTCTCTCAGCGGCAGCTGTACAGATGAATACGACTCAGGCAACGGTAAGTCGACGATTACAGTCTCTGGAAGCCCTGCTTGGCGCGAAGCTGATTCTACGTACCACCCATGCGATGAAGTTAACCGATGATGGAGAGCGCTGTTATCAGCATGCCCGACAGGTTGTAGATGCCTGGCTGGCACTGGAAGACGATCTACGCATTACAGACGATCGGCCGGTCGGCGTATTGCGGGTAAGGGCGCCTCACGCATTTGGTCAGCAGCAACTATTAGGACCATTAGTAGGGTTTCTACAGCGCTATCCGCAGCTGTCAGTGGAGTGGATGCTGAATGATAAGACAGTGGACTTTCTCAGTGACGGTATCGACTGCGCGATTCGTGTAGGCGCTGAAGTCGATCCAGCGACGGTGTCGGTACAACTGGCTGTGGTTCCACGTAGCGTTGTTGCCTCACCGTCATTACTGGCGAACTCTCCGACCTTAAAGACTCCGCAGGAGATGTCGGCACTGCCGTGGGTAGCAATCAGTACATTTTATCAGCATGAAGTGATGCTGCAATCTCAGAGCGACGGTCGGCAAATTACCTTTGCTATTGCCCCCTGTCTGAGTACCGATAGCGTACATGTGGCACGCAATACCGCGTTGGCTGGACTAGGGGTAGCGATAGTCTCAAGCTGGGCAGTTGCGGAAGATATCGCCGTCGGGCGGTTGGTTGAATTGTTTCCGCAGTGGCGGGCTTCTTCGCTACCTGTGCATCTGGTTTATCCGTGGGCGCGTTATTATCCGACACGACTGCGTAAGTTTCTTGATTTGATGCGAGAGGTGATGCCGCAGGTAGCGGGGATGCAGCAGCCGGAAGGGGAATAA
- a CDS encoding MFS transporter: MTSTPLTSRAAGWVIFILALGAGFSVASIYYAQPLLPLMGANLHLSIEGMGLVPTLTQAGYALGILFLLPLGDRHDRRNLILMKSVALAVLLLLCSLTGQLTSLLIVSLLIGMAATMAQDIVPAAAILAPAGKQGKMVGTVMTGLLLGILLSRTVSGLVGALFGWRVMYQAAAVSIALIGLVMWRVLPRFEIHSTLSYPQLMKSMAHLWQRYPALRRAAFAQGFLSIAFSAFWSTLAVMLLAHYQMGSAVAGGFGIAGAAGALAAPLAGGLADKFGAEKVTQLGAALVTVSFALMFLLPILPPHGQLILIAISAIGFDLGLQSSLVAHQNLVYGLEPQARGRLNALLFTGVFIGMSLGSVLGSKLYVAAGWSGVVTLAVITGAIALGIRLLESARVVSAQRTVR; this comes from the coding sequence ATGACATCAACTCCACTCACTTCCCGCGCCGCCGGATGGGTTATTTTTATACTCGCCCTGGGCGCAGGCTTTAGCGTCGCCTCAATCTATTACGCTCAACCGCTACTACCGCTGATGGGGGCTAACCTGCATCTGAGCATAGAGGGAATGGGGCTGGTTCCAACCCTAACGCAAGCGGGTTACGCGCTGGGCATTCTTTTTCTTCTGCCGCTTGGCGACCGCCACGACCGCAGGAACCTGATTCTGATGAAAAGCGTCGCACTGGCAGTACTTTTACTGTTGTGTAGCCTGACTGGCCAACTGACTTCACTGCTGATTGTTAGTCTGCTTATCGGCATGGCGGCAACAATGGCTCAGGATATCGTACCGGCTGCGGCCATCCTGGCTCCGGCGGGCAAACAAGGGAAAATGGTGGGTACGGTTATGACCGGCCTGCTGCTCGGGATCCTGCTCTCGCGAACCGTCAGCGGATTAGTCGGTGCCTTGTTCGGCTGGAGAGTGATGTATCAGGCCGCAGCTGTCAGTATCGCGCTGATTGGCCTGGTCATGTGGCGCGTGCTGCCACGCTTTGAAATTCACTCAACCCTAAGCTACCCGCAGTTGATGAAATCTATGGCGCATCTGTGGCAACGCTATCCGGCACTGCGTCGCGCCGCATTTGCTCAGGGTTTCCTTTCTATTGCCTTCAGCGCATTCTGGTCAACGCTGGCGGTCATGTTGCTGGCGCATTATCAGATGGGGAGCGCGGTAGCCGGCGGGTTTGGTATTGCAGGTGCCGCCGGGGCGCTCGCCGCACCGCTGGCCGGAGGCCTCGCCGATAAATTTGGGGCAGAAAAGGTTACGCAATTGGGTGCCGCGCTGGTTACCGTCTCTTTTGCTCTGATGTTCCTGCTACCGATACTGCCGCCGCACGGCCAGCTGATCCTGATAGCCATCTCGGCTATCGGCTTTGACCTCGGGCTTCAATCCAGCCTCGTGGCCCACCAGAATCTGGTTTATGGTCTGGAACCTCAGGCACGTGGTCGCCTGAACGCGCTGCTGTTCACCGGGGTATTTATTGGTATGTCACTGGGCTCCGTCCTTGGCAGCAAACTGTATGTAGCTGCGGGCTGGAGTGGCGTGGTGACGTTGGCGGTCATTACCGGTGCGATTGCTCTTGGGATCCGCTTACTGGAAAGCGCCCGGGTCGTCTCGGCACAGCGTACCGTTAGGTAA
- the murJ gene encoding murein biosynthesis integral membrane protein MurJ, which yields MNLLKSLAAVSSMTMFSRVLGFARDAIVARIFGAGMATDAFFVAFKLPNLLRRIFAEGAFSQAFVPILAEYKSKQGEDATRVFVSYVSGLLTLILALVTVAGMLAAPWVITVTAPGFADSPDKFLLTTQLLRITFPYILLISLASLVGAILNTWNRFSVPAFAPTFLNVSMIGFALFAAPYFNPPMLAMAWAVTVGGVLQLAYQLPHLKKIGMLVLPRINLKDAGAVRVVKQMGPAILGVSVSQISLIINTIFASFLVSGSVSWMYYADRLMEFPSGVLGVALGTILLPSLSKSFASGNHDEYCRLMDWGLRLCFLLALPSAVALGILAKPLTVALFQYGKFTAFDAAMTQRALVAYSVGLMGLIVVKVLAPGFYSRQDIKTPVKIAIVTLIMTQVMNLAFIGPLKHAGLSLSIGLAACLNAALLYWQLRKQKIFTPQPGWFLFLLRLVVAVVVMAAALLGMMYVMPEWSLGTMPLRLLRLMAVVAVGVIAYFATLLLLGFRVKEFARRTV from the coding sequence ATGAATCTTTTAAAATCACTGGCGGCAGTCAGTTCGATGACCATGTTTTCGCGCGTGTTGGGTTTTGCGCGTGATGCGATTGTCGCTCGTATTTTTGGTGCAGGAATGGCAACCGACGCCTTCTTCGTCGCGTTCAAGTTACCAAACCTTTTACGGCGTATTTTTGCTGAGGGCGCGTTCTCTCAGGCTTTTGTGCCAATTCTTGCCGAATATAAAAGCAAGCAGGGCGAAGACGCGACTCGCGTTTTTGTATCCTATGTCTCTGGGTTACTGACGCTGATACTGGCTTTGGTGACCGTTGCCGGTATGCTTGCGGCACCGTGGGTGATTACCGTGACGGCGCCAGGGTTTGCTGATTCGCCTGATAAGTTCTTGCTGACGACGCAGCTGCTGCGCATCACTTTCCCCTATATTCTGTTGATTTCGCTGGCTTCTTTGGTTGGTGCGATTCTCAACACCTGGAACCGTTTTTCGGTACCTGCTTTTGCCCCAACTTTCCTCAACGTGAGCATGATTGGTTTTGCGTTGTTTGCTGCGCCGTACTTTAATCCACCAATGCTGGCCATGGCGTGGGCGGTGACGGTTGGCGGTGTTTTACAGCTCGCCTATCAGCTGCCGCACTTGAAAAAAATCGGCATGCTGGTGCTACCGCGAATTAATCTCAAAGATGCGGGAGCCGTACGGGTAGTTAAGCAGATGGGTCCGGCAATTCTTGGCGTATCCGTCAGCCAGATATCTCTGATCATTAACACTATTTTTGCCTCGTTTTTGGTCTCCGGGTCCGTTTCGTGGATGTATTACGCCGATCGCCTGATGGAGTTCCCATCCGGCGTGCTGGGTGTGGCGCTAGGGACCATCCTCCTACCTTCGCTGTCCAAGAGTTTCGCCAGCGGCAACCATGATGAGTACTGCCGGTTGATGGATTGGGGGTTGCGCCTGTGCTTCCTGCTTGCGCTGCCCAGCGCCGTAGCGCTAGGGATACTCGCCAAGCCGCTAACCGTTGCGTTGTTCCAGTATGGTAAATTTACCGCCTTTGATGCGGCGATGACGCAACGTGCGTTGGTGGCATATTCCGTTGGCCTGATGGGACTGATTGTTGTGAAAGTGCTGGCTCCCGGCTTCTATTCGCGTCAGGACATCAAAACGCCGGTGAAAATAGCGATAGTCACGCTTATTATGACGCAGGTAATGAACCTGGCATTTATTGGCCCGCTGAAGCACGCGGGTTTGTCATTATCGATTGGCCTGGCTGCCTGCCTTAACGCCGCATTGTTGTACTGGCAATTGCGCAAGCAGAAAATTTTCACTCCTCAGCCGGGCTGGTTCCTGTTCTTGTTGCGCTTGGTGGTTGCGGTAGTGGTGATGGCTGCGGCGCTGCTCGGCATGATGTACGTGATGCCTGAGTGGTCGCTGGGGACGATGCCATTGCGTCTGCTGCGTTTGATGGCGGTTGTTGCGGTTGGCGTCATTGCCTACTTCGCGACGCTATTACTGCTCGGTTTTCGGGTGAAAGAGTTCGCGCGCCGTACGGTCTGA
- a CDS encoding Gfo/Idh/MocA family protein has translation MSAKLRVGVVGLGGIAQKAWLPVLGAADGWTLQAAWSRGKEKALPVCETWRIPYADSLEQLAAQCDAVFVHTSTASHYEIVSQLLNAGVHVCVDKPLADKLGDAESLVELAARRNLTLMVGFNRRFAPLYRELKAQLGNAASLRMDKHRSDSVGHDLRFTLLDDYLHVVDTALWLAGDKVRLSSGTLQTTAQGEMLYAEHHFSSAQIQVTTSMHRRGGSQREWVQAVTDGGLYEVRDMREWQEERGFGVIQRPVPGWQTTLEQRGFAGCARHFIECVQNQTVPETAGEQALLAQRIVEKLWREAMSE, from the coding sequence ATGTCGGCAAAACTACGCGTAGGTGTTGTTGGTTTAGGGGGGATCGCACAAAAGGCCTGGCTGCCGGTGCTGGGGGCCGCGGACGGCTGGACGCTACAGGCGGCGTGGTCCCGTGGAAAAGAGAAGGCGTTGCCTGTCTGCGAAACCTGGCGTATTCCCTATGCCGATTCACTAGAGCAACTGGCAGCACAGTGTGACGCTGTATTCGTGCACACTTCAACGGCTTCACATTATGAAATTGTGAGCCAACTGCTCAATGCTGGAGTTCATGTCTGCGTTGATAAACCGCTGGCGGATAAGCTCGGCGATGCGGAGTCACTGGTAGAACTGGCAGCCCGGCGTAACCTAACGCTGATGGTGGGTTTTAACCGTCGTTTTGCGCCACTGTATCGTGAACTAAAAGCGCAATTGGGCAATGCGGCCTCGCTGCGAATGGATAAGCACCGCAGCGACAGCGTGGGCCACGATCTGCGCTTTACACTGTTGGATGACTATTTACATGTTGTCGATACAGCATTGTGGCTGGCTGGTGATAAGGTGCGTTTGAGCAGCGGAACGCTGCAAACGACGGCGCAAGGTGAAATGCTTTACGCGGAACATCATTTCAGCTCCGCACAAATTCAGGTCACAACCAGCATGCACCGTCGCGGCGGTAGCCAGCGGGAGTGGGTGCAGGCAGTGACCGATGGTGGGCTATATGAAGTACGGGATATGCGAGAGTGGCAAGAAGAGCGTGGGTTCGGCGTAATACAACGTCCGGTTCCCGGTTGGCAAACGACTCTCGAGCAACGTGGATTTGCCGGCTGTGCGCGCCATTTTATTGAATGTGTGCAAAATCAGACGGTTCCCGAAACTGCAGGCGAGCAGGCGCTGCTGGCCCAGCGCATCGTGGAAAAACTCTGGCGAGAGGCGATGAGTGAATAA